In Bacillus cytotoxicus NVH 391-98, the following are encoded in one genomic region:
- the yqfD gene encoding sporulation protein YqfD, with protein MKNQWFTKWLGYVKVRIEGRGVERFVNECVRRNLVVWDVKKIADETLVFCMLLRDIKKIREIYRKHECKLYFIGRYGAPFWNKRLIKNSGFLIGFLVFFFGMIALSNMVWKIEVTGAKPETEYILMKELDKMGIKKGRLQFQMPSVEEIQRHLTDKINAITWAGLDVQGTTYHFKIVEKNEPKKEKERQPQNLVAKKGAIITRTFVEVGKPVVMKNDYVKKGQLLVSGIFGNEENPTIVSAKGIVYGETWYESNVTVPLKTTFQVYTGNSYNEHFLRLGSAKIKIWGFQHDKYRKSQNENIKHDVKLLGFTLPISYEKEIVREEEEANREYTEREALKVAKEMAEKELKKKLDEHAMIVSDKILHKKVEGEQLKVALHYTVIENIAEPQPISESDIQGD; from the coding sequence ATGAAAAATCAATGGTTTACGAAATGGCTTGGGTATGTCAAAGTACGCATTGAAGGAAGAGGAGTTGAGCGGTTTGTTAATGAGTGTGTACGCAGGAATTTAGTTGTTTGGGATGTAAAGAAAATTGCTGATGAAACATTAGTCTTTTGTATGCTGTTGCGAGATATAAAAAAAATAAGGGAAATTTATCGTAAACATGAATGCAAACTATATTTTATAGGGCGCTATGGCGCTCCGTTTTGGAATAAGCGACTGATTAAAAATAGTGGGTTTTTAATTGGATTTCTTGTCTTTTTTTTCGGTATGATCGCCTTATCAAATATGGTATGGAAAATTGAAGTTACGGGAGCTAAACCAGAAACAGAATATATACTTATGAAAGAATTGGACAAAATGGGTATCAAGAAAGGAAGATTGCAATTCCAAATGCCAAGTGTGGAAGAAATTCAGCGGCACTTGACGGATAAAATTAATGCGATTACATGGGCTGGTCTTGATGTGCAAGGAACAACATATCATTTTAAAATAGTTGAAAAAAATGAGCCGAAAAAGGAGAAGGAGCGACAACCGCAAAACTTGGTAGCGAAAAAGGGAGCGATTATTACGAGAACCTTTGTAGAGGTGGGGAAGCCAGTTGTAATGAAAAATGATTATGTAAAAAAAGGACAGTTGCTTGTTTCGGGCATATTTGGGAATGAAGAAAATCCCACAATTGTTTCCGCAAAAGGGATTGTTTATGGAGAAACATGGTATGAATCTAATGTAACAGTTCCGCTGAAAACCACTTTTCAAGTATATACAGGAAATTCATATAATGAGCATTTTCTTCGATTAGGAAGTGCTAAAATAAAAATATGGGGATTTCAGCATGATAAGTATAGAAAGTCCCAAAATGAAAATATAAAACATGATGTGAAATTACTCGGTTTTACATTACCGATTTCTTATGAAAAAGAAATTGTGCGCGAAGAGGAAGAGGCTAACCGTGAATATACGGAAAGGGAAGCGCTTAAAGTTGCGAAAGAAATGGCAGAAAAAGAATTAAAGAAAAAATTGGATGAACATGCTATGATTGTAAGTGATAAGATTTTGCATAAAAAGGTTGAAGGCGAACAACTAAAAGTAGCATTACATTATACAGTGATTGAAAATATCGCAGAGCCACAACCTATATCTGAATCCGATATTCAAGGAGACTGA
- the yqfC gene encoding sporulation protein YqfC: protein MKKLEQMKNWLTKQIDLPVDVLMDLPRITLVGQVHIYIENHRGLLVFSDKEVRLLLKNGQLLIKGQSFVIKTILPEELLLEGVIEQVTFLENEKKEK from the coding sequence ATGAAGAAGCTGGAACAAATGAAAAATTGGCTCACAAAGCAAATAGACCTACCAGTGGATGTACTAATGGATCTGCCTCGTATTACTCTTGTTGGGCAAGTGCATATTTATATAGAAAATCACCGAGGATTATTAGTTTTTTCTGATAAAGAAGTAAGGCTGTTATTAAAAAACGGTCAATTATTAATTAAAGGACAGTCGTTTGTCATCAAAACAATCCTCCCAGAAGAACTTCTACTTGAAGGTGTAATTGAACAAGTAACATTTTTAGAAAATGAAAAGAAAGAAAAATAA
- a CDS encoding PhoH family protein — MTEQLVEMNQQVENHNEAIALFGVNDANLKVIEQELSVSIVTRGESVRVSGTDEAVALVENILQQLLTVIRKGVSITERDVLYAIQLGRQGKIAHFEELYEEEIFKTAKGKSIRVKTMGQRQYIHAMKKNDIVFGIGPAGTGKTYLAVVMAVRALKHGYVKKIILTRPAVEAGESLGFLPGDLKEKVDPYLRPLYDALHDILGQEYTQRMMERGTIEIAPLAYMRGRTLDDSFVILDEAQNTTGAQIKMFLTRLGFSSKMVVTGDPTQIDLPKGVKSGLSIAEKVLSNVSGLSFVRLEQTDVVRHPLVQRIIEAYDKME; from the coding sequence ATGACAGAACAATTAGTAGAGATGAATCAACAAGTAGAAAATCACAATGAAGCAATCGCTCTGTTTGGAGTGAATGATGCGAATTTGAAAGTAATTGAACAAGAGCTTTCTGTATCGATTGTAACTAGAGGAGAATCTGTTCGTGTATCTGGAACAGATGAAGCAGTGGCGCTTGTTGAAAATATTTTACAGCAATTACTAACTGTTATTCGTAAAGGTGTATCAATTACTGAACGGGATGTTCTATATGCAATTCAACTTGGTCGCCAAGGAAAAATTGCTCATTTTGAAGAGTTATATGAAGAGGAAATTTTTAAAACAGCAAAAGGTAAGTCTATACGTGTAAAAACGATGGGGCAAAGGCAGTATATTCATGCGATGAAAAAGAATGATATCGTTTTTGGAATCGGACCAGCTGGTACAGGGAAAACGTATTTGGCTGTGGTAATGGCCGTGCGAGCGTTAAAACACGGTTATGTGAAAAAGATTATTTTAACAAGACCAGCAGTAGAAGCTGGAGAAAGTTTAGGGTTTTTACCAGGGGACTTAAAAGAAAAAGTAGACCCTTATTTACGTCCTTTATATGATGCGCTCCATGATATTCTTGGACAAGAATATACGCAGCGTATGATGGAAAGAGGTACAATTGAGATTGCACCTCTTGCATATATGAGAGGAAGAACGCTCGATGATTCCTTTGTTATTTTAGATGAGGCACAAAATACAACTGGTGCTCAAATCAAAATGTTTTTAACTCGCCTAGGCTTCAGTTCGAAAATGGTTGTTACAGGTGATCCTACTCAAATTGACTTACCAAAAGGGGTTAAGTCAGGACTTTCGATTGCAGAAAAAGTATTATCTAATGTATCGGGACTTTCCTTTGTTAGACTAGAACAAACAGATGTTGTAAGACATCCACTTGTACAACGAATTATTGAGGCGTATGATAAAATGGAATGA
- a CDS encoding GatB/YqeY domain-containing protein yields MSLLDRLNGDMKQAMKNKQKEQLTVIRMVKAALQNEGIKLQQTLTEEEELTVLTREVKQRKDSLLEFKKAGRDDLVDKLQSEIQILSTYLPKQLTEEELADVIKQVISEVGATSKADMGKVMSAVMPKVKGKADGSQVNKLVAQLLA; encoded by the coding sequence ATGAGTCTTCTCGATCGTTTAAACGGTGATATGAAACAAGCGATGAAGAATAAACAAAAAGAACAATTAACCGTCATTCGTATGGTTAAGGCTGCTTTGCAAAATGAAGGTATTAAGCTGCAACAGACTCTTACTGAAGAAGAGGAATTAACAGTTTTAACTCGTGAAGTAAAACAGCGTAAGGACTCCCTCCTTGAATTTAAAAAAGCAGGTCGAGATGACCTTGTTGATAAACTGCAAAGTGAAATTCAGATTTTAAGCACATATTTGCCGAAACAGCTAACAGAAGAAGAACTAGCTGATGTAATTAAGCAAGTTATCTCAGAAGTTGGTGCAACATCGAAAGCGGATATGGGTAAAGTGATGAGTGCTGTTATGCCAAAAGTAAAAGGGAAAGCAGACGGATCGCAAGTGAATAAGCTGGTTGCACAGCTATTAGCATAA
- the prmA gene encoding 50S ribosomal protein L11 methyltransferase encodes MKWSEISIHTTEEAVEAVSHILHEAGASGVAIEDPAELTKEREQQYGEIYALNPAEYPADGVVIKAYFPQTDSLQETIASLKSSIDVLPSYDIEIGTGNITINEVDEEDWATAWKKYYHPVQISDTFTIVPTWEEYTPSSPDEKIIELDPGMAFGTGTHPTTTMCIRALEKTVKPGDTVIDVGTGSGVLSIAAAKLGAASVQAYDLDPVAVESAEMNVRLNKTDDVVSVGQNSLLEGIEGPVDLIVANLLAEIILMFPEDAARVVKQGGLFITSGIIAAKEKTISEALEKAGFTIKEVLRMEDWVAIIAQNA; translated from the coding sequence GTGAAATGGTCAGAAATTAGTATTCATACAACAGAAGAAGCAGTAGAAGCTGTTTCTCATATTTTACACGAAGCAGGTGCTAGCGGTGTAGCGATTGAAGACCCGGCAGAGCTTACAAAAGAACGTGAGCAGCAGTATGGTGAAATTTATGCACTCAACCCAGCTGAGTATCCAGCGGATGGAGTAGTAATAAAAGCGTATTTCCCGCAAACGGATTCTTTACAAGAAACAATTGCAAGTTTAAAATCATCTATTGATGTACTTCCGTCTTACGACATTGAAATTGGTACAGGGAACATTACAATTAATGAAGTTGATGAGGAAGATTGGGCTACTGCTTGGAAAAAATATTATCATCCAGTTCAAATTTCTGATACATTTACAATTGTGCCAACGTGGGAAGAGTATACACCTTCTTCTCCAGATGAAAAGATTATTGAGTTAGATCCTGGTATGGCCTTTGGGACAGGAACGCATCCAACGACAACGATGTGTATTCGTGCGTTAGAGAAAACAGTAAAGCCTGGGGATACAGTCATTGACGTTGGGACTGGTTCAGGAGTATTAAGTATTGCGGCGGCTAAACTAGGGGCAGCTTCTGTTCAAGCTTATGATTTAGATCCAGTAGCAGTGGAAAGCGCGGAGATGAATGTCCGATTAAATAAAACAGATGATGTTGTATCGGTAGGGCAAAATAGCTTGTTAGAAGGTATTGAAGGACCGGTCGATTTAATTGTAGCAAATTTACTTGCGGAAATTATCCTTATGTTCCCTGAAGACGCAGCAAGGGTTGTAAAACAAGGCGGATTATTTATTACGTCTGGCATTATTGCAGCTAAGGAAAAAACAATTTCCGAAGCGCTAGAGAAAGCTGGATTTACAATTAAAGAAGTGTTAAGAATGGAAGATTGGGTAGCAATCATTGCACAAAATGCGTAA
- a CDS encoding 16S rRNA (uracil(1498)-N(3))-methyltransferase: protein MQRYFVEEKNVNGTTIRIVGDDVHHIARVMRMSAGDHIYCCVNGKTAACTIAEITNEFVDSTIVEWIETTSELPILVTIASGLPKGDKLELIFQKGTELGAAAFLPFQASRSIVKWDAKKTDKKVERLKKIVKEAAEQSHRTEIPHVYAPVSFKQLLEMSKEYDVCLVAYEEEAKQGEKANFAKALTTIEPGQKLLIVFGPEGGLSEEEVSALREYKFVPCSLGPRILRTETAPLYALSAASYHFELMG from the coding sequence ATGCAACGTTATTTTGTAGAAGAGAAGAATGTAAATGGTACAACGATTCGTATCGTTGGCGATGATGTACATCATATTGCCAGAGTGATGCGTATGTCAGCTGGAGACCACATCTATTGTTGTGTAAATGGGAAAACGGCAGCGTGTACAATTGCTGAAATTACCAATGAATTTGTCGATAGCACTATTGTAGAATGGATAGAGACAACGAGCGAGTTACCCATACTCGTAACGATTGCTAGTGGACTGCCGAAAGGAGACAAGCTTGAGTTAATTTTTCAAAAAGGAACTGAGCTTGGGGCAGCTGCATTTTTGCCATTTCAAGCATCGCGTTCAATCGTGAAATGGGATGCGAAAAAAACGGATAAAAAAGTAGAACGTTTAAAAAAGATTGTGAAGGAAGCTGCGGAGCAATCACACCGGACAGAAATTCCGCATGTATATGCTCCAGTATCATTTAAACAATTGCTTGAAATGAGTAAAGAGTATGATGTTTGTCTTGTTGCCTATGAAGAAGAGGCGAAGCAAGGTGAAAAAGCAAATTTTGCAAAAGCTCTTACAACCATTGAACCTGGCCAAAAACTGCTCATTGTATTTGGTCCAGAAGGTGGTTTAAGTGAGGAAGAAGTATCCGCACTTCGTGAATATAAATTTGTACCATGTAGTTTAGGACCAAGAATTTTAAGAACAGAAACGGCACCGCTCTATGCGTTAAGCGCCGCTTCTTATCATTTTGAATTGATGGGGTGA
- the mtaB gene encoding tRNA (N(6)-L-threonylcarbamoyladenosine(37)-C(2))-methylthiotransferase MtaB produces MATVAFHTLGCKVNHYETEAIWQLFKQSGYERVDFEKTADVYVVNTCTVTNTGDKKSRQVIRRAVRHNPDAVICVTGCYAQTSPAEIMAIPGVDIVVGTQDREKMLDYIEQYRQERQPINAVRNIMKTRVYEELDVPYFTDRTRASLKIQEGCNNFCTFCIIPWARGLMRSRDGKEVIKQAQQLVDAGYKEIVLTGIHTGGYGEDMKDYNLAGLLRDMEAEVKGLKRLRISSIEASQISDEVIEVLDKSKVVVRHLHIPLQSGSNTVLKRMRRKYTMEFFQERLNRLKEALPGLAITSDVIVGFPGETEEEFMETYNFIKENRFSELHVFPYSKRTGTPAARMEDQIPEEVKNERVHRLIELSNQLAKEYASQFEGEVLEIIPEEPFKEGDREGLYVGYTDNYLKVVFEGSEELIGKLVKVKITKAGYPYNEGQFVRVLEDDMKKESASA; encoded by the coding sequence ATGGCAACTGTTGCGTTCCATACGTTAGGTTGTAAAGTAAACCACTACGAAACAGAAGCGATTTGGCAATTGTTTAAACAAAGTGGTTATGAAAGAGTAGATTTTGAAAAAACAGCAGATGTATATGTTGTTAATACATGTACTGTAACAAATACAGGTGATAAAAAAAGCCGTCAAGTGATTCGTCGTGCAGTAAGACATAATCCGGATGCTGTTATTTGTGTAACGGGTTGTTATGCACAAACTTCTCCTGCAGAAATTATGGCAATCCCAGGTGTAGATATCGTTGTTGGTACTCAAGATCGCGAAAAAATGCTAGATTATATTGAACAGTATCGTCAAGAGCGGCAACCAATTAATGCTGTACGTAACATTATGAAAACACGTGTATATGAAGAATTGGATGTACCATACTTTACTGATCGTACACGCGCATCTTTAAAAATCCAGGAAGGTTGCAATAACTTTTGTACGTTCTGTATTATTCCTTGGGCACGCGGTTTAATGCGTTCTCGTGATGGAAAAGAAGTCATTAAGCAAGCGCAACAATTAGTGGATGCAGGATATAAAGAAATTGTTCTAACTGGTATTCATACAGGTGGATACGGTGAAGACATGAAAGACTATAACTTAGCAGGATTACTTCGTGACATGGAAGCAGAGGTAAAGGGATTGAAGCGTCTTCGTATTTCTTCTATTGAAGCGAGTCAAATTTCTGATGAGGTTATTGAAGTATTAGATAAATCTAAAGTAGTTGTACGCCATTTACACATTCCACTTCAATCTGGCTCTAACACTGTATTAAAACGTATGCGTCGTAAATATACAATGGAATTTTTCCAAGAGCGTTTAAATCGCTTAAAAGAGGCGTTGCCAGGCCTTGCGATTACATCGGATGTAATCGTTGGTTTCCCGGGTGAAACAGAAGAAGAGTTCATGGAAACATATAACTTTATTAAAGAAAACCGTTTCTCTGAACTGCACGTTTTCCCATATTCTAAGCGTACTGGAACACCTGCGGCACGCATGGAAGATCAAATTCCTGAAGAAGTGAAAAATGAGCGTGTTCATCGTTTAATTGAATTATCAAATCAATTAGCGAAAGAATATGCTTCTCAGTTTGAAGGAGAAGTTCTGGAAATTATTCCGGAAGAACCATTCAAAGAAGGTGACCGTGAAGGGTTATATGTAGGATATACAGATAATTACTTAAAGGTTGTATTTGAAGGGTCAGAAGAATTAATTGGGAAACTAGTAAAAGTGAAAATTACAAAAGCTGGTTATCCATATAATGAAGGGCAATTTGTTCGCGTTCTCGAAGATGATATGAAAAAAGAATCTGCAAGCGCATAA
- the rpsU gene encoding 30S ribosomal protein S21, whose translation MSKTIVRKNESLEDALRRFKRSVSKTGTLAEARKREFYEKPSVKRKKKSEAARKRKF comes from the coding sequence ATGTCAAAAACAATCGTTCGTAAAAACGAGTCTTTGGAGGATGCACTTCGCCGTTTTAAAAGATCGGTTTCTAAAACTGGTACACTTGCTGAAGCAAGAAAACGCGAGTTTTATGAAAAACCAAGTGTAAAACGTAAGAAGAAATCTGAAGCGGCAAGAAAGCGTAAATTCTAA